A region of the Phaseolus vulgaris cultivar G19833 chromosome 11, P. vulgaris v2.0, whole genome shotgun sequence genome:
AAGAGAATAGTATTCTAGATTCAGTAGCATTTAGTGTATGATAGAATATTAGTCACTCGTAAGTTATAACAATGAAAGTAGTGATGCATTGAATACTTAATTACTATTACTTAGCTCATGCACTCAATGTACTAAGTTATAATATAGATTAGTTGACAGCTCCTGTAAAGCTAAATACACTGGTTCAACATCCATTGGCATAATTAGCTCATGTTAGGATATTAGTCAACTATAGTTTCAAAAGTAGTGAGTAGTTGTAATTAGTCCTTGACTAGTTCTTCAACGTATTATTCAATGCACCCATGATATAAAGAAAGATGCACTGAGCCAAAAAAACTATTTCTATCCATAAATTACTCTTTTTTCATCAAAGTAGTAAGATTCTCCATGACCGTAATCTATCACTATTCTGCTACCAAGTTCCTAAAACCTGAAACTCATCTCTCATGATGTCCATGTCCAATTACTCTCTTCCTGTTGGCTGTGCACCAATTCTGGTAGTTCTGGCAGGGGAAGATTAAGCAGCATACATGAGATCCAAAGATCACCTAAAGTTGATGATCCATTAGCCTGCATGGTCAATCCAAGTCAGTCTGGGGGTTGACAGTGGAGGGTTGACTGGACAGCATGAAACCCAAACCTTCATGGCTGTCACTTGTTCCCTCCAGTCTGATTCAGCATTGTGTGCTATTCACAAGGACCACCATTGCACTGTCCTAGGGCAATTTTCTGTTGAAGATGGTCTCTTTAACCCAAAATTTCCACTCTTCCTTTTCCAATGGTTGACCAACATCTTCCTGAATCCTGACTGTTTCAGTATCTGCTTCTCTCACTGATTTTGTATCATTTTTTGTTTCTCTCCCCGCAACAATGGTCGTGGATCTTGATCATTTAAccttattctttatttttgttatctGGGGTCTAATGGTTGTTTCTTGAATTCCAACAGCCCTCCTCTTCTTGATCTTCAAAACTTTGGAATCTAAAGGTGATAAGAACACCATTTGGTGAACCAACAAGCTGAACATGAAATCACAAACAATGTACCAATGCACATGCTGTCCAACAGACATCCTACAGAGTATTATTCTCGGCAAACAAACAGCAAAAAACACCCCCCTTTGCCTAATTACACACTCTACTGCTACTAAATAACTGCCATCAGATATTCTCTATGAAAAACTGTCATCACGGTAGTATCTAATTCTAATACAGAACTGCTGACGCAGGGTGAGTTATTTTCTATCACGTATTCTAATAATACACTATTATTAATCCTTAATTTCTACCCATAACTGCCAACATGAAAGATAATATTACACTGGCATCTAACAGTACATGACTGCTCATACCAGTTACTATCAGTTCCCATTTAAAGGTGGCTGTTGTCCTCAATCACTATCACCTTTAAGAATACCATTTTATCCTCCATTTCTTTCCCAATAAGCAAACCTTCACTTCCATCTCTCCAGCAATACAAACTAGTTTTCACTAACCAAGAAATGGAAATctgaaatttataatataacaaAGTCTCCTACAAGGGTTTATCCTAATGTATCAGTACACCAAAAAAACTGACTTGTGTACCGGATAAGTCAGCTAAAAAGTTTCTTAGAACTTTAACCATAACTATCAATTATCAACCGAGCTTAAGAGAAGGAAGATAAGTGAGTCAAAACCTGAGATGCAGCAGAGGAATCAGCATTTTTAGGATCAGCCCAGCTCACTGTTGGAGCATTCTCACCTAGCTTAAATGTTGGGTTCATCATCTTTAGCTTAGAATACTCAGCACATGCATTATTATAATAGTCAATAAAAGCAAAGCCACGGTTGTTGTTGGTGTTCTTCATATCCTGAAATAAAGGATTGAACAAACAGAAATATAAGAGCATTTAAATAAGAAAACCGCAATGCTAACTCTTGTGTACATGCAGTTGGGCATGATGAAAAAGCAGAATAATAAAGCTTGCAAAGCATGACTTTTATGATGATATAGGAATGAATATAACAAAAACCCCTAGACACTTATAATTTAATGTGGAAATGGAAAGCACAGCACAACAGAAAAGTCCATACCTTGACAAGTTCCACACCAGTAACTCCAGGTCCAATCTCGGATACAATCTTCCTCAGATCTTCCACACCCCAGCTTCTAGGAACATTGCCAATAAAAAGACGGTGTTTGGCTTGAGATGtagaacattttatttttttaccctTAAAGAATTGATCATTAACACAGTTAGGAATCAAACATGTACTGAATTACGCTAAGAATTTCTGCATAAAGCATCTGTAATGTTTGTAATACTAGAGTAGCAATAACAAAGCAACCAACTTACAAGGAATATCAGTTGTGAATGCTTAATGACTGAAGATTAACAAATTACCTTAAATTCAGTATTATTCAGCTCCTCGATGGCTTTAGAAGCCAAATCCACACTTCTAAATGTCACAAAACCAAATCCCTTGTTCTCGCCGGGATGCTTTCCCTTCATTACTCGAACCTGTTTTCCTCAAAATTCAAGTTAGTGGATGACATTGTATATAAGCATGAGCACAATAAAGAAACAATGGCACAGACTTACCTCTGCAACTTCCCCAATACGCTCGCAAAAAGATTTCAAATCCTCATTTGAGACATCATGAGGAATGCCGCCAATGTATACTTCAGACccatgaggaggaagagaaAGGAGTTCGGCAtgttttttcttctcatcctcATCTTCCACCTTTGCTTCATCACTGCTATTGTTTTGCATGGCATCATCTTCATCCACTTCTTCAatctcttcttcctcttcttcttcctcctcctcctcctcctcttcctcctcttctACTTCTACCTCCTCTGggtcctcctcctcctcctcttcttccacctcCTCTTCTATCTCTTCCACTTCCACTTCTTCTTCTACTTCTTCATACTCAATTTCTTCTTCCATTGCTTCCTCTGGATCATTTTCCTCCTCAAAATCAACCTTCTCATCAGATTCAACTGGCTTCTCAGAGTCAGATGGCTTAGCAGCTGATGAAGAATTTGCTTTCCCCCGAGGCATCTTATGAAACTAATGAAACAAGCTGGTGAGGCAA
Encoded here:
- the LOC137819094 gene encoding heterogeneous nuclear ribonucleoprotein Q-like, whose protein sequence is MPRGKANSSSAAKPSDSEKPVESDEKVDFEEENDPEEAMEEEIEYEEVEEEVEVEEIEEEVEEEEEEEDPEEVEVEEEEEEEEEEEEEEEEEIEEVDEDDAMQNNSSDEAKVEDEDEKKKHAELLSLPPHGSEVYIGGIPHDVSNEDLKSFCERIGEVAEVRVMKGKHPGENKGFGFVTFRSVDLASKAIEELNNTEFKGKKIKCSTSQAKHRLFIGNVPRSWGVEDLRKIVSEIGPGVTGVELVKDMKNTNNNRGFAFIDYYNNACAEYSKLKMMNPTFKLGENAPTVSWADPKNADSSAASQVKAVYVKNLPKNVTQEQLKKLFERHGKITKVVLPPAKSGQEKNRIGFVHFAERSNAMKALKNTERYELEGQMLECSLAKPQSDQKSGVSNTQKPGPGLLPSYPPHVGYGFGGAYGALGAGYPAPGLAQPMLYGGGQGPAGMAMMPMLLADGRIGYVLQQPGMQPQAPSSHHRGGRSGGSGGGNRNAGSSSKGRHNNDGGQGRRYRPY